One Gossypium arboreum isolate Shixiya-1 chromosome 13, ASM2569848v2, whole genome shotgun sequence genomic window, GAATATAGTTTTTACCATTCTTGAACTTAGGTATCGATATTTTTGGCATTGGTAATAGTTTTTAAACAAATAGAATACCAAAATggtatctatttttatttaagtatcgatactttttcatAAGATATTGAtaccataaaataattatcaaTACCCTTGTTTTGCAAAGAAAACATAATTGAATTTTGGTATCGATTTTTAGTAAGGCATCAAGTCGATATCGATACTACCTATGAATTTTCAATATTGACTTTAAAACTTTAAAATGCaacaattcaattttaatatatgcTTGTATCTCATAAATAGGTCCTTATAGAATTCAAATTTTTAATATGTTTGGTTTTATATATGATTTAATGAATGATATTATTTAAGTAGCGTAATTGTTTCTGTTTGAAAATAAGTGCTTTGCTTTGTATTGTATCGGTTAATGAACCTAAATTGAGTGAAGTATGTCATTATATTAATATCATCGAAGGTAGTAGTTAAAGTATGATTTAATACTCGGATACTAATAATTGGAATAGTATTGTTATGAATCCAACTTCTAGTTTTCAATAAGGGATAAATAACGATAAAAGTGTAGTCTGTGAGAACCAAGTTTAGAATTGCATAGCAATTCTCATCACTTAGTTATCTAAGAGAATGAAGCAGGAACATTAGATAAACATGCTTTGATTACTATATGTTTAATAAATGTTAGTAGTTAACTCATATAATGGTTTTTGTTTGGAATTAAATGTTTTGTTTTGTATAGTAATGCCTGTAACCCTAATCTGTCGACGATGATGGGTTAGGGATGTTGTatttctggtgtttggatgaatctgtatAAAATAGTTTCTATAGTTTGAcagatttcttaaaaatatttcataatagttgttttcaatgaaacaaatattcatttgagattttcttgtcttctcattgtttaattgagtttattttgtatctataaatttattttttacatcatttttacatatattaaaaatattttgttaaattcaagtttattacaacatcattttttagttacatgactaccaagtgagtatttttttaaatatgaCATCAacaaatttgattaaaaaatttaataatgtcaacaattgaacttgattttcaaatctgaaaagtagaggactaaattcttgaaaataaaagtatagagactaaattacaaatttgtgaagagtacatagacttatgacatattttaacatttatattacaaaacatttattattaaaatatgaatattaaatatttttaataatatgtgaagaatattatttaaaattattatttttaaaatttattattaaaataaatttaaaatattaaataaattattaaaataataaattatgttaattatattaataatttattatatgattaaatataaacaattaaatatgtatatttaataacatcgaaaaatataatattttatattagcattttaataaattttaataatttaaaaataaaaaaattaatattaatataataatattaatcttaatttaaattaattttatataaaaataatttaaattaattgaaaaaataatttattttctgtTAACTCGTGAGTGATTTTCTATTAACCAAATTTCTGTGAAATaaacataaagaaataaaaaaatctttcataaaatattttatatgtaaaCAAACCGAATGTaagattgaataaaaataattggaATCATTATCAATCAAATCAAGGAAAACGAGATACACATTTACAAGATTCGACGCTATCGACATTATGAGCTAAACTATGCCCTGGCTTCATAAATACAATGCCCAAAACCCAATCCTACCCGCTGTTTATTGCCCAAATCCCAAACACTGATTCGTAGATTTACTCATTTTTTCAACACAAGCGTTCCCTCCACGCGACCACCACTAGCTGCCTTTATATATACTCAGCTCAGCTAAACACCAAGTCAAAGTAACTCCAGTTGCATTTTCAAGTTCCACCTAGAGTGAAATGCAGACACTGCAGGAAAAGGCTTCTCAATGGAGCGGTGTTGATATTGCCGATGCCTTTGCCATTGACGACACTAATTTGTTCCAGAAATTGGGACTCCAAACTTTCATTAACCTCTCCACCAATTTCTACACTAGGTTTCTTCTATTCGGCTTCTTTTAAATGGGTATTTTTTTTTTGCGATAGATTGTGTTTTTTAATTGGTTTGGTTGGAAATTGTTAGGGTGTATGATGATGAGGAAGAAGAGTGGTTTCGATCAATATTTTCTAATTCCAAGAAAGAAGAGGCCATTCAGAATCAGTATGAATTCTTTGTGCAACGAATGGGAGGGCCCCCTCTTTATTCTCAGAGGAAAGGTTAGCAAATTTTCCATGATTTCATtgcattttatataatttttctcATCCTTTTATTTTGGTGCATTTATGTTTTAATTGAACTGTTATTTAGATCTTCCCAGTGGATTTGGAGTTTGTTTTATTAACATAAATTCATGAATTAGAAACTAAAGGGAAATGATTTTTGGgtaaatattggcatatgaaattgatttcaattattcaacagTAGTAAGTTGAGACCCCTATTGATTTACGCGGATCATACCCGAGTCACCATAAAGTCAACCATACCCTGGTTTGGCCTTTTCAAGAGATCTTTCTTCAACAAATTGTATGCTTTAACCTATGTTATTTGGTCGGGCTTGGATGAGTGTCGAATATGGTATTTATATTTATCTGATATGGTTATATTCTATTTTattctaaaattttcatatatttaaccTCTTATGTTGTATGTTCAAATTCAGCACGAATGTGGCACACGaatatttcaagaaaaataaaaaaggtaaAAGTAACATAGTGCTTAAGTGACCTACAAATAAACCTCCAGGCAAATTGTAACTTAAAAATCTTTAGGCTGTTACATTGTGTTCTCCTTGATTTAGATACATTAGGGTGAACAAAGGGGAAAACTGGCCATCTATTGTTTCTGGGGATTTTGGCATCATTCCCTTAATTTTTACTTTCAACTTTTGTACGATTGTGTGTTTTTGATAGTATTAGGAGCTGGGCTTGTTTTCTTACAGTATTTAATGGCTTTAGACTTATTCTTTGTGTGAGTGAAGGAAGATAAAGTGTCCTCATTGAGGCAGCTTTTAGGGTAATAAATCAGAGAGAATATAGTTTCAGGTTACCAGAACCATTTCTTGTTGCTATTTGCCACATGTTAATCATTTGGTAATAAGGCTTCTGCCCACCTATGTTAAGTGTTGTATATCTAAATCCTTGATTGAATTGGTGTCATGAGTCATTCAAGCACCACTGCAATTGAGAAATTATAAAACatatcttaactattaaaacaaGGGTGTTTTTGTCTTTTcatgtttttaataaaataatattataatgtgATTTAATCTCAAGGCACATTAATCTTAAGCTCTTAATTAACCATTTCAACAAAAGTGTTACatgattttaatataaatatatttttaacataGATATTTTTCATCCACATCATGGGTGTGCCAAAAATCTa contains:
- the LOC108462189 gene encoding two-on-two hemoglobin-3 gives rise to the protein MQTLQEKASQWSGVDIADAFAIDDTNLFQKLGLQTFINLSTNFYTRVYDDEEEEWFRSIFSNSKKEEAIQNQYEFFVQRMGGPPLYSQRKGHPALIARHRPFPVTHQAAERWLYHMEKALESTPDIDADSRVKMMNFFRHTAFFLVAGDELKTQKQQIPCKHAASKPAES